The window CTTGGTCGCGTGGAACTGTACGCTTTCGACTTCTGCCGTCAGCTCCTCGCGCAGAGCTTCGTATTTCTGTTCCTTGGCAGGCGCAAACGCCTCGCCCCGGCCAAGCGTATCCACGCGCTCCGCCTGCAACTTGCCGAATTTCTTAAACAGGCTGGTTATGCGCGCGAAGGTTTCCATCGCGGCGGGTTTCAGCGCAGCTTCCATTTGCGCCAGGGACATGGTGTTGTCCTCTTCCTCGTCGTCGTCTTTCTTCTTGGACCCTTCTTCGCCGTCCTCGTCTTCGGAATCGTCGTCCGTATCGTCATCGTCGCGGATGGAGGGACCGGCGGTTTCTTCGGAGATCTCGCCGTCATCGTCGCCATCGTCGTCTTCGGCCATCTTGTCGGCCGGAGGTTCCTTCGACAGCATTGCGTCGAGCGCAAGAATCTCGCGCAGCTGGACTTCTTCGTTGTTCAGCGCTTCCGACCACTGAATGATCGCGTGGAAGGTGATGGGGCTTTCGCACAGCCCGATGATCATCGTGTCGCGGCCAGCCTCGATGCGCTTGGCGATGGCGATCTCGCCTTCGCGGCTGAGCAATTCAACTGCGCCCATTTCGCGCAGATACATCCGCACCGGATCATCGGTGCGTTCACCGACGGCCAGCTTCTTGGGGCCGGCGGGGGCTTTCTTCTCTTCGTCCTTTTTGGTGCCGACCTGCAATTCCTGCACCTCGGCCTCTTTCTCGGCCTCGGCTTCCTCGTCGCTGTCGACGATGTTGACGCCCATTTCGCTGAGCGCGGACATGACATCCTCGATCTGCTCGGAACTCATCTTGTCCTGCGGCAGGGCCTCGTTCAGCTGATCATAGGTGACGTGACCCTTTTTCTTCGCAGCCGTAATCAGTTTCTTCAACGAAGCTTCGTTGAGATCGATCACCGGCGCATCGCCATCTTTGGTAGCCATAAAATTGTGTCAGCCCGTTTCAGTGCCATCCGCCGTTTCGCCCGGCGAAGGCTCGTCTTGTTCATTTGCGGCCGGACCTGCGGCCCGCCTGCTGCCCATTTCACCGGACCGCGCCGTCAATGCCAGCTTACGCTTGAGCAGCCTTTGCTGTTCCGCATAAGCGCCTTCCGGGTCGGTTTCGAACCGCGCGGTTGCCGCTGCGAGCGCGGCATCAAGCGCAGGTCGTTCGACCAGCATCGATATGGCTTCGGCCAAGTCTTCGGCTGCGGCTTGCGGATCGGAGCCTTCATCGAGGAAGGCGAAACGGTGTTTATCCGGCGGCGCAGGTGAAGATATTATACCGGATATGGGCGTAGTGTCATTGGGTTCAAGGAATTCTGCTGCATCCAGCAAAGAATCTATGACCCGCGCCAACGAACGGTCCGCGGCGGCTAGCTGTTCCAGTGCCTCACCGTGGCGAGCAATCAGGTTCGGACGCATCACCAGCCCTGCAAAAACGGCGGAAGTTAGGCGATCGCGCGCACCACCCTCGATAATGGCACGCAAGCGGGCCGCCGTATGGGGAGATAATGTGGGGCGTGGCGCAAATGCACCACTTTTCCAGTTACCACGCTGGCGGCCACCCGGCGCGCCGCCACTTTTCCACTGCCTTTGCGGTCGGGGCGGGTAGGCGAAGGCGGAGAATCGTTCGAGCAATTCGCGTTTATACAGCGCGCGAATGTCCGGATCCTGGATAGTTTCCACATGGTCCAGCAGGCGTTTTTTCAGCCCCGCCTTTGCTTCTGGCGTTTCGAGCGGCACCGCGTCCTTTTCATGGCTCCACACAATATCGAGCAAAGTTTCCGGCTGCGCGAGCAAATCCTCCATCGCCTGACTACCGCGTTCCTTGACAAGGTCATCGGGGTCCAGCCCCTGCGGCAGGCGCACGATGCCGAGCGAGTGGGAAGGGCGCAGCAAGGGTAGCGCGCGAGTGACGGCGCGCATGGCGGCGCGCTGGCCGGCGCCATCGCCATCGAAGCAGACGACAGGCCGCTCGGTCATCCTCCACAGCAATTCGATCTGCTGTTCGGTCAACGCCGTGCCGAGCGGGGCGACCGCATCCTCGATCCCCGCCGCCGCCAGTGCGATGACGTCCATGTAGCCTTCGACCACGACCACGCGGCCGGTCTTGCGGCTTGCGGCGCTGGCGCGGTGAATGTTGTAGAGCGTGCGGCCTTTGTCGAACAACGGAGTGTCCGGACTGTTCAAATATTTTGGCGCATTCGTATCGGCTTCAAGGATGCGCCCTCCGAACGCGATGACGCGCCCGCGCCGGTCCTCGATCGGCAGCATCAGGCGCGCACGGAAACGGTCATAAGGGTCTTTCCCATCCACCGTGATCCGCATCCCAGCCTCGACCAGCATGTCCTCGTCGAATTGGCCCAGAGCGCCCTTCATCGCCTGCCGTTCGGAGGGCGCGAAACCGAAGCCGAACCGGCGGCAAATCTCGTCCGAGAAGCCGCGCCGCGCCAGATAGGCTCGCGCGTTCGCTCCCTCGCAGCTGGCCAGATTGCGCGCGAACCAGTCCTGCGCAGCCTGGGTCACATCGTGCAGGCTGGCGCGTTTTTCCGCCTGTTTCGCAGCGCGCGGGTCGGGAGCGGGGACTTCCATGCCCGCTTCCAGCGCCAGTTCCTTCACCGCATCCATGAACGGCAGACCCTGCTGGTCCGTCAGCCAGCGAATCGCATCCCCATGCGCCTCGCAGCCGAAGCAGTGGTAAAACCCCTTCTCGTCATTGACGTAGAAGCTGGGCGTTTTCTCGTCATGGAACGGGCAGCAAGCGCGATATTCCCGCCCCGCCTTTTGCAACCGAACACCCCGCCCGACCACAGCCGACAGCGTGATCCGGGACCGCAACTCATCCAGCCATTGGGGGGTCAGCGCCATGGGCGCGGTAATGCGCCGGCAGGCCCATTTTTACAAGACGCTACTCCGCCCCAGTCAGAGCAATTCAGGGCGTTTTGTCGCACGCATTCGCAACGCCGGCCTTTGCCGCTGGATAGGGTCCGGGGCCATTGGCGGTCGTGAAGTTTGCGTCGATCGCATACGCCTCTGCCGGACCGGCGGGCGGCAGTGTGCTTTGCCAGTAGAACGTCAGCGGTTCCGCCTGTTCCCACTGGTTGCCGCCAGCACCGGCCTCCACCGACCAGACCAACGCGCCATCGTCGCATGTGACTATTACGTCAGCCTTGCGCCCGATTGCCGCGATGGCTTCCAGTTTGGAGTAGCCGACCGCGCCGGTGAACCCGTGAGCGGGCCGCGTCATCTTGAAGGCACTGGCGCTTT of the Alteripontixanthobacter maritimus genome contains:
- the dnaG gene encoding DNA primase encodes the protein MALTPQWLDELRSRITLSAVVGRGVRLQKAGREYRACCPFHDEKTPSFYVNDEKGFYHCFGCEAHGDAIRWLTDQQGLPFMDAVKELALEAGMEVPAPDPRAAKQAEKRASLHDVTQAAQDWFARNLASCEGANARAYLARRGFSDEICRRFGFGFAPSERQAMKGALGQFDEDMLVEAGMRITVDGKDPYDRFRARLMLPIEDRRGRVIAFGGRILEADTNAPKYLNSPDTPLFDKGRTLYNIHRASAASRKTGRVVVVEGYMDVIALAAAGIEDAVAPLGTALTEQQIELLWRMTERPVVCFDGDGAGQRAAMRAVTRALPLLRPSHSLGIVRLPQGLDPDDLVKERGSQAMEDLLAQPETLLDIVWSHEKDAVPLETPEAKAGLKKRLLDHVETIQDPDIRALYKRELLERFSAFAYPPRPQRQWKSGGAPGGRQRGNWKSGAFAPRPTLSPHTAARLRAIIEGGARDRLTSAVFAGLVMRPNLIARHGEALEQLAAADRSLARVIDSLLDAAEFLEPNDTTPISGIISSPAPPDKHRFAFLDEGSDPQAAAEDLAEAISMLVERPALDAALAAATARFETDPEGAYAEQQRLLKRKLALTARSGEMGSRRAAGPAANEQDEPSPGETADGTETG